The genomic DNA TACCCCCTACCATCGAAAAACCATTGTTACCGCTATTAACCGCATGTACGTGTTCCAAAATGGTCCGACTCCCTACACCGTGCAGGGCAAAACTGCCTGGATAATGTGTTGATGAGTCAACAGCAATTGCGCCGGCATTTTCTACAACTACGTACCGCAGTACGCCGCTGCTGTCTGCACTATTGGTGCCGCAGTACGCGCCCGTCTCAGCAAGGGGCATTGTATCCGTACCCGTATTGCAAGGGGCATCGCCATTGATTACAATACCGCCCCAGTCGCCCCGCCCGTCGTCATCTGATGTAAAGAGGATAGGGTCATCCGCTGTGCCGTCTGCGATCAGGAAAGCCCCTTTTGATACAATGAGCGATGCGCAAGAGCCGATCTCGTCCCGCCGGCACCCTTCGCTTTCAGCGATGATCTGCGTGCCCGGCTCAATGGTTAGGGTAACACCTGGTTGTATGACAGAATATCCGCGCATGTAGTACGGAGAAAGCCGCTCAAACAAGACAATGTCTTCGCGCACTTGCGATGGTACTGTTGGCAGCGGATCTCCCGGGAAGGTATTCAGATCACACCCCGCTACCAGCAAAACTAAAACCAAGAAAGAAAAACGATACATCATTCAGCGGGATAGAGGTTAGAGCTTCATGCCATTAAAGCTTCATACAGACGGCGCGCAGGCTATTGCCTTGTCCATTACAATCAAGGCTGAACCCGCCTTTGACACGCGCTTTGCCACGGGGAGACATGAACAGGGTGGTGATGGCGTTGACGGTGAGCGTAGCAATTGAAACCGCCATGGCTTTGGGGAAGATATCCTTCGCCTCGTCCCGTTTCTCGCGCCACAATTCAAGCTCTTCTCCCCGCAAGGTGTCCAGGTAGGTACTCCGGGCGTTGAGGGCTGCGTTTTTGGTTTTGAAGAACTGCACCCACAATGACGTTGCGTACCCCGTTGCTGCCAGCAATACAGCCGGCTCCGCAACACGCCACACACGCGTAAACGCACCAGGATTCCCGCCGCAAGACGACGCATACCGGTTGCGATAGATACTCTGGTATAGCCCGGGCACCAACGCCGCGTAATAGTGTGGCCGCTTTAGTTCAAGCTCCACTTCGTTGGTATTGAACTCAGATTGAAACCCATAGAGTTGGAACATGTGGATCCCAAAATCAACGTTGGCCTCGTAACTCTGTTGATCTCCATCGTCGATGGTTGGACGATATGGGGTGAGTTCGTGCCCATTGTAATGAAACGAGTATCCCGCGACAGACTCAACGGGCTTGCTCCAGGCAAGAGTCATGGTCTTGTGCTTGGCATCAACGACAGAACAAAGCGAAAATCCTTGAGCATTCGCCTGGTTTGTCCAGATACTGGCAAACAGAGGGATCACACAAAACAGCAGGCATGTGCGAATAAAGCGGCCATTCATGTATATAGAGGTGCAGGTTACCGGAAAGAGGGTCCAATTGCTCTTGTTGTTTCGTCTCACAAAGCACTGGACACTGAATGCATCACTGGTCAAATGCCCCTAAATAGGCCAAATTAATCCGTTCTTTTGATACGCAGGATGCCCTACCAGTATCGGACTGGCGACTTGAAAGTAAACTGGACGGTAAGGACTGATACCGCAGGGAATTAGTACCTATGTTCCGGCAAACGCAGGGTCACGGCTGCTATAAACAAAAAATGAACCCGCCAGCACACACCAACGGGTTCATTTTGCCTTGATTTATATCAACGCTATGCTTTTTCGCGCCGGCGCGGTGCATCAGCCGGCTGATACAGGCTAAGCACGTGCCCGTCCGGATCAACGAAATCAGCGGTCAATCCGCCGTCTGGCGCTTCACTCACTGGCACAACGATTTCAACATTCTGCTTCACAAGGGCTTCGACGAGGTCTTCGATACCGCCATCAAGCCCAAAAACGACAACTGGGCTCTGCCCTGGTGCTTCTTCTGCAGGAATAAACACAAGAATCAATGAGCCAGACTCTGCAGTCAGGAATGCACCTTCGTGGCCGGCGGTCTCCTGCATTTCCATGCCAAGCACGTTGCTGTAAAACTGACGCGTCTGCTCGAGGTCTTTTACAAAGAATACCAGGTTGGTAATCGGATAGGAAGTCAACATAAGTTTTTCAATTGTGTAGGTTAAACAGGATGGTTCTATCCTGTAGTTGCCGCCATTGTCAAATTTGTGAGCATGCCAGTGTACATCAGCCAAAAATAATTAAATGTCCGCTCGGATCGTGGGTCCCCATAGACACATCACTGTTCACGCCGGGAAATTTTAGGCGCCTGGCCAGTGCCCGACGGATAAGGCCCAGTGGCAGGTTTTCGTAACGCCCGCTCCGCTGCTGCCGGCTGGCATACGCAAGTCCAATTACCTCACGCCGCGCGTCATCAGACAGCGGGCCGAGCGCTTTACGGATCGACGTCAGGCGCTGCCGGAATGCTGTGTCAGAAAGTTTGAGGAGGAGGCAGATTTCCTGCTTGTTCAAGCCGTGCAGCGTCAGTACAGCA from Bacteroidota bacterium includes the following:
- a CDS encoding VOC family protein, with product MLTSYPITNLVFFVKDLEQTRQFYSNVLGMEMQETAGHEGAFLTAESGSLILVFIPAEEAPGQSPVVVFGLDGGIEDLVEALVKQNVEIVVPVSEAPDGGLTADFVDPDGHVLSLYQPADAPRRREKA